In Musa acuminata AAA Group cultivar baxijiao chromosome BXJ2-8, Cavendish_Baxijiao_AAA, whole genome shotgun sequence, one genomic interval encodes:
- the LOC135619083 gene encoding E3 ubiquitin-protein ligase At1g12760-like isoform X2 has product MATARSSNPGGNASVDAAPLLGTQNGGRRSGRRGGLLRAAWFFRRTSSRQMMREPSMMVRETAAEHLEERQTDWAYSKPVVFLDILWNLAFVGVAVGVLVLSRNETPLMPLRAWIVGYALQCVLHMVCVCIEYRRRHLRGGAILDEEEGGSGRSSASNSPRRVGEASENEQGRYDDNPRLCIVFLAFDVFFVVFCVALACVIGIAVCCCLPCIIAILYAIADQEGASEDDISQLSKYKFRKIGDSEKIDEISGPFGGIMTECGSDPPVERTLSADDAECCICLCTYEDGVELRELPCGHHFHCGCIDKWLHINATCPLCKFNIIKNNNHGREEV; this is encoded by the exons ATGGCGACGGCGAGGTCTTCGAACCCGGGCGGGAACGCCAGCGTCGACGCTGCTCCGCTACTCGGCACCCAGAACGGCGGCAGACGGTCCGGGCGGCGCGGTGGACTCCTCCGCGCCGCCTGGTTCTTCCGCCGGACGAGCAGCCGGCAAATGATGCGGGAGCCGTCGATGATGGTGCGGGAGACGGCGGCGGAGCATCTGGAGGAGCGGCAGACCGACTGGGCTTACTCCAAGCCCGTGGTGTTCCTCGACATCCTCTGGAACTTGGCGTTTGTGGGCGTGGCCGTTGGGGTGCTCGTCCTGAGCCGGAATGAGACGCCGTTGATGCCTCTTCGAGCGTGGATCGTGGGGTATGCGCTGCAGTGCGTGCTTCATATGGTCTGTGTTTGTATTGAGTACCGGCGGAGGCACTTACGCGGGGGAGCTATTTTGGACGAGGAAGAGGGTGGGAGTGGAAGGAGCTCGGCTTCAAATTCACCAAGGCGGGTGGGAGAAGCTTCAGAAAATGAGCAAGGCCGATACGATGATAATCCTAG GCTGTGCATAGTTTTTCTGGCGTTTGACGTGTTCTTTGTCGTTTTCTGCGTTGCTTTGGCGTGTGTGATTGGCATAGCTGTTTGCTGCTGTCTGCCTTGCATCATTGCGATTTTGTATGCCATTGCTGATCAG GAAGGGGCATCTGAAGATGATATAAGCCAACTTTCAAAGTACAAATTTCGTAAGATTGGAGATTCTGAAAAAATTGATGAGATTTCAGGACCTTTTGGTGGAATCATGACAGAGTGTGGCAGTGATCCACCCGTTGAGCGCACTCTTTCAGCAGATGATGCT GAGTGCTGCATCTGCCTCTGTACCTACGAGGATGGTGTAGAGCTGCGTGAACTCCCATGCGGGCACCATTTCCATTGCGGCTGCATAGATAAATGGCTGCACATAAATGCGACTTGCCCGCTCTGCAAGTTTAACATAATAAAGAACAACAACCACGGAAGGGAGGAGGTATAG
- the LOC135619083 gene encoding E3 ubiquitin-protein ligase At1g12760-like isoform X1 has product MATARSSNPGGNASVDAAPLLGTQNGGRRSGRRGGLLRAAWFFRRTSSRQMMREPSMMVRETAAEHLEERQTDWAYSKPVVFLDILWNLAFVGVAVGVLVLSRNETPLMPLRAWIVGYALQCVLHMVCVCIEYRRRHLRGGAILDEEEGGSGRSSASNSPRRVGEASENEQGRYDDNPSCIKHLESVNTMFSFIWWIIGFYWVSAGGQALTRDAPQLYWLCIVFLAFDVFFVVFCVALACVIGIAVCCCLPCIIAILYAIADQEGASEDDISQLSKYKFRKIGDSEKIDEISGPFGGIMTECGSDPPVERTLSADDAECCICLCTYEDGVELRELPCGHHFHCGCIDKWLHINATCPLCKFNIIKNNNHGREEV; this is encoded by the exons ATGGCGACGGCGAGGTCTTCGAACCCGGGCGGGAACGCCAGCGTCGACGCTGCTCCGCTACTCGGCACCCAGAACGGCGGCAGACGGTCCGGGCGGCGCGGTGGACTCCTCCGCGCCGCCTGGTTCTTCCGCCGGACGAGCAGCCGGCAAATGATGCGGGAGCCGTCGATGATGGTGCGGGAGACGGCGGCGGAGCATCTGGAGGAGCGGCAGACCGACTGGGCTTACTCCAAGCCCGTGGTGTTCCTCGACATCCTCTGGAACTTGGCGTTTGTGGGCGTGGCCGTTGGGGTGCTCGTCCTGAGCCGGAATGAGACGCCGTTGATGCCTCTTCGAGCGTGGATCGTGGGGTATGCGCTGCAGTGCGTGCTTCATATGGTCTGTGTTTGTATTGAGTACCGGCGGAGGCACTTACGCGGGGGAGCTATTTTGGACGAGGAAGAGGGTGGGAGTGGAAGGAGCTCGGCTTCAAATTCACCAAGGCGGGTGGGAGAAGCTTCAGAAAATGAGCAAGGCCGATACGATGATAATCCTAG TTGTATAAAGCATCTGGAATCAGTAAATACAATGTTCTCATTTATATGGTGGATTATTGGATTTTACTGGGTATCTGCTGGAGGCCAAGCGCTGACCCGTGATGCACCCCAACTTTACTG GCTGTGCATAGTTTTTCTGGCGTTTGACGTGTTCTTTGTCGTTTTCTGCGTTGCTTTGGCGTGTGTGATTGGCATAGCTGTTTGCTGCTGTCTGCCTTGCATCATTGCGATTTTGTATGCCATTGCTGATCAG GAAGGGGCATCTGAAGATGATATAAGCCAACTTTCAAAGTACAAATTTCGTAAGATTGGAGATTCTGAAAAAATTGATGAGATTTCAGGACCTTTTGGTGGAATCATGACAGAGTGTGGCAGTGATCCACCCGTTGAGCGCACTCTTTCAGCAGATGATGCT GAGTGCTGCATCTGCCTCTGTACCTACGAGGATGGTGTAGAGCTGCGTGAACTCCCATGCGGGCACCATTTCCATTGCGGCTGCATAGATAAATGGCTGCACATAAATGCGACTTGCCCGCTCTGCAAGTTTAACATAATAAAGAACAACAACCACGGAAGGGAGGAGGTATAG